A window of Anas acuta chromosome 5, bAnaAcu1.1, whole genome shotgun sequence genomic DNA:
GGCACTTGCCTCTTTACCCTGTCCCTTCCTGCCTCCCTAGTTAAACCCCCCTGATGGTGTCAAGATTTGTTTGCTGAATGATGCTGTCAGCTCCATCAGCTAGAAGGAGATGGACCTTTTCTGCCAAACAGTGGTGCAGGAGGATACCAGGACAGAGGGAGATGAAAGCTTCTTTTCTGTCCCTCTCCATCACCTCCTCCAGTACGGGGGCTTGTGGGAATCGAGGCACTGGATGCTCAGTGCTTTACAATCAGGCACCAACGCCCCAGAGCAGGGACTTCTCCACCCAGGGAAGCAGACAGGGTATGGACTGGGGCCAGGAGGTTTCATTCTGGAATCCACACGGTGCTGCAGGTACTCAGCACTACATCTGCATGTGCATCCTTGCCTGTTCCAGCCCTTGCCACCCTGCACTCAGGATCACTGCACCAATAATGTTTTTCCCTTGCTGGCTCTTCCAACAGGACCCAGTCCCACCAAAGGCACTGGGTGGAACACAGGTGCTGCAGACGTGGCCAGGCCGCTGCTGGGCAGCCAGTGCTGAGCTCGGTGAAGGCTCCTGTGGAGCCACCACCATCTGTATCCACAGCTTCCACCCTCAGCGAGATGCCAGTGAGGGGCAGAGCTCGGAGGATGGGGACGATGGTGTGTGCTTGTGCAAAACAACTTCTGCCGAAGGGAGTGACTTTAACAGGAGACCTTAGGAGTAGCTCTTCTGTTGCAGGAGCATTGGGACTGGAATTATATGGCGGGATGAATCTGATGTCTTTGAGAGCAAACAACCTATTTTAGGGCAGCCTAAAATCAGTGAGGAACCAGATGTtcagcctggcagccaggacagCAGCCGGGAGTGGCCGATCACAGGGACACTGATCTACAGGAGCGGTAGGGCACAGAAGGGTGGGTTCCCTTGGGAAAGGTCTTCTACAGCTGAGGGACCTGCCCAGAGCAGGTGTGGAGGGCCTGTGACCCCAGGGAGGGTTGAACCACAACCACACTGAGCCACAGCCCCTGGTCTGTGCGCTACCAGAGGGGTGGCACTGTGGGAAACAACCACAAGTGCTCCCAAGAGCAAGAAGGAAGATGTGGACTTCCCATGCCACCACCGTGCCCCTGGtgaagggctgggggggctgcactTCTCTCCAGCAGCATGCTGGAAGGGAAGCACAGCACTGACAGCACCCTGCCTGGTGTCTGGATTTGTATCATCTGGGGGTATTAGCAGTAACCcgtctgggctgcaagtgccaGTGAAAACTACCATTCCTTGTGCTTTTATTCAAAGATAATTTATAAACTTTTATAAACTGTTAATGCCCAAATTCGACAAGTAAAACTAGGTTTTGGCTCCACTTTGACTGCGTATTCCCTCGTGCCCGGGAGATATCTTGGCCATAATTCACACATACTTCCCACAAGGGGAGTTGCTTCTGAGAAGCACTGCAGTGGCCCTGCCAGCGTCACCAGCATCACGCTTTTCCGCTGCGGGGCAATGCCCACCCTGTGCGGCTGGAAAGCCCTGAGCTGTGGGGGAGTGGAACAAGGAGTGACAGAAATGCATCAGGCAGAGAGGGAATGCAGCTGTGAGAGCTGGGCGTATTTAATCAGAAAAGCATGAGGAGCCATTCACAAAATTCTTGCATAGTTTCTGGCAAAAGCCACTTcctttgtggggaaaaaaaaaaaaaaaaaatcaggataaataaaaacaaggaagcAGAGCTCTGACGTAGCAGTGGTTACAAAACCTTTCTCGATGCCACTGCGACCCCACTGTGGCTGGGGCAGCCCGTGCATGCAGCATAGAGGCACAGAGAGGAGCCAAGTGACGAGTCCGGGGACACCCTGGTGACCAGGAAACGTTCCTCATTGCACAATTGGCCTGAGGGGAATCCTCTTCAGGACCTGGATTTGAGGGGAGCCTGAGATGCCAGGACACCAACGTGGATCTGCACAAGCCCTTCTGGAAAAACAGCCCTAGCCTGCTGATTCAACAAAGCTAACAGTTAAGTGCAATGTTTTTCCTCAGCCCTaccccatttttctttcctccagcaCCCGCAaccagcacctccctccctccctgctctcctgcGGACAAGCTGTGCTCTCCCCAGTGCCTTTCCCGTGCCCTGTGCCGCCCTTTTGCAGCTCCTGgtgcctcctgcccctgccctcacGCCTCCCTCTCACATCCACAATGGGAGCCCTGCTCCCCGCCTCATCCCACTCACCCTCACCCCCCGCTCCCTGCTCTGACCGCAGCCAGGACCGCATCCCACCACTGCCTGGCCTCCTGCCATGGAGCCCAACCACACGGTCCTGTCTCCTCCGCCACCCACGCCGACGGTCGAGGGAGAAGAGGTGTGCGAGATAGACGTCCCCGACGTGGCCGTGGACGGCGCCACGCTGCTCATCTGCCTCTGCGGGCTGGTGGGCAACGGGGCCGTCCTCTGGCTCCTCGGCTGCCGCATCCGCAGGAACCCCATCACCGTCTACGTGCTCAACCTGGCTGTCGCTGActtcaccttcctcctcctcatgctcACCTCCTCGCTCCTCTACATCCTGGACAGCCTCTCCTGCAACACCTTCCCTTTCTTCGCGTACCTCAAGTCgttcctcctgcccctgctgctcacCCACAACATGGGCATGTACCTGCTGACAGCCATCAGCATCGAGAGGTGCGTGTCCGtcatctgctccagcagcccctgcgGCCACCGCCCCCAGCACCTGTCAGCTGTGGTGTGTGCCCTGCTCTGGGCCCTCTCCATCGCTGTAATTGCTGCAGTAGCTGTCCTGTGCCTGTCACACCAGCACGACCAATGCCATCTGGCCCTCATCTCCATGTACGCCCTCAACTTCACCGTCTTTGCACCATCCATGGTCATCTCTAGCATACTTCTCTTCATTAAGGTCcagtgcagctcccagcagcaccagcccaggAGGCTCTACATCGTTATCTTCCTCACcgtcctcttcttcctcctcttcactcTTCCCCTCAGCATCTGGAATTTCCTGCAGCATATCAGTTACAGCATCGGGCACTCCCAGGTTGTTTTCCTGCTTGCCTGCATCAACAGCAGCATCAACCCCTTCGTCTACTTCCTGGTGGGGAGCTGCCGAAGGCGCTGCTCCTTGGTGTCCCTCCAGGTGGCCTTCCGGAGGGTCTTCGAGGAGCTGGCCGATGACACGGTGTGCAGTGACAATGCCACGATGGACACGCTGAGCCCAGTTTGTTGAGGCCTTTCTGTTACTCTGCTTAAGGCCCCCCCAGATGATGGTTGTGGGTTTCACTGGGGACCCAGATCAATAAATGTCTGCCCTGTTTCCCCAGGTGTCACCctctcactgctctctgcagacAATAACGGGGCGTGGGTGGGGAACggggggaagaagagaaaatgtaattatGTAATTTGGAGGTCAGTGGGGGGCAGGATTCCTGGTAGGATTCCCTGCAAGTGCACAGCTTTCCTCATCCCCACAACCCTCCCCAGCAGTACCGTTCCCCAAAGGAATGTGCCCCAGAGGGCAGAGTTCCCGTCTGATGCTGTCAGCCTgccacatttctgctttttgggATGAGTATTGCCTTTGGGAAAGGCTGACTCATGTGTGAGTGGGGAAAAACCTGCCCGGTGTCCTAAGCTCCTCTCCCACATCCCCTGTGCAGCctcccccctgctctgcccccctCCTGGCTCCAGAAAGGCCAACAGTGGGGCACCCAGCAAGGCTCTGCTGATGCCCCCATGCTCCCACAGGACCAGCTCCTGCGTCACTGCGGCTTGGTGTCGATACACAGCACCCCTGAGCAGCCTGGGGTCCGTGCCCACGCCCAGGCTGGGAGGTCTCCCATCCCGCAGGGCACTTGCCGATGTCCCCACGCGTGGCATGCAGGTCCCGGGGGAAAGCCCCCGCGCCCCAGTCGGTGGTCCCCGGACCCCATCCCTGCCACCGCCTGCTGGGATCAGGCGCTGAGCCCCCGGGCTGGAGCTCCCCGTGCGCCTTCCCCACTCCTCGCGTCCTGGTGCgcgcagagcccccagccccagccccccagaggtgcccccagccccaggccacGAAGAGGAGGAACGAGAGGCAGCGGCAGAGCAGCGGCTTTATTGGGGGCAGAGCCGGGGTCCGGGAGGACGCGGGGGCTGAGGGAGCCGGGCGCTGTGCGGGGGTGTCCCGCAACGGAGCCCGTCCCGGGCCGGCGGAGCCCCCGCACCCAGCGTCGAAGCGCCGCTTCTCCGGGGGGTTGCGCGGAGCCCTCCGGTTTCCTCTTTCCACGCTGGAGGGCAGCAAAGCCCCGCGCTCCGCGTCGAGGTGGCCGGGAGATGCGGGGACGGGActggaggggacaggaggggatggggatggagggaaTGGGCATGGGACGGGGCGAGAAAAGGGTCCCGACGGATAccgggatggggatgggatggaagGGGCGTGGGACAGGATAGAagaggatgggatggggatagggataggga
This region includes:
- the LOC137857278 gene encoding mas-related G-protein coupled receptor member H-like, which gives rise to MEPNHTVLSPPPPTPTVEGEEVCEIDVPDVAVDGATLLICLCGLVGNGAVLWLLGCRIRRNPITVYVLNLAVADFTFLLLMLTSSLLYILDSLSCNTFPFFAYLKSFLLPLLLTHNMGMYLLTAISIERCVSVICSSSPCGHRPQHLSAVVCALLWALSIAVIAAVAVLCLSHQHDQCHLALISMYALNFTVFAPSMVISSILLFIKVQCSSQQHQPRRLYIVIFLTVLFFLLFTLPLSIWNFLQHISYSIGHSQVVFLLACINSSINPFVYFLVGSCRRRCSLVSLQVAFRRVFEELADDTVCSDNATMDTLSPVC